In Gopherus evgoodei ecotype Sinaloan lineage chromosome 21, rGopEvg1_v1.p, whole genome shotgun sequence, a single window of DNA contains:
- the LOC115638181 gene encoding olfactory receptor 10C1-like: MRKNTSVIEFVILGFSNYPDLNPGLFMVFLCIYIITVLGNILIIIIISVDPVLHTPMYFFLRTLSFLEVCYTSVTLPKILANLVSESKIVSFASCAVQMYFFLFFGVTECFLLACMAYDRYSAICNPLHYTAIMNKRVCIQLTGGSFICGTLAAMGHTTFVFTLPFCGSNVINHLFCEIQPVLKLVCGDTSWIEILIILGAAFVLILPFMLILVSYICIISTILKIRSTEGRRRAFSTCSSHLIVVTLFYGTALVMYMSPKSSFSPDVNKLLSLFYSVVTPILNPIIYSLRNKEMKSALRKIGMKIFLSEI; encoded by the coding sequence atgagaaaaaacacCTCTGTGATTGAGTTTGTCATACTGGGCTTCTCTAATTACCCAGACCTGAATCCTGGTTTGTTCATGGTTTTTCTATGTATTTACATCATCACAGTGCTGGGCAACATCCTCATCATTATCATCATAAGTGTGGATCCTGTTCTTCACACTcctatgtatttcttcctcaggaCCTTGTCTTTCCTAGAGGTCTGTTACACATCAGTGACTCTACCCAAGATACTAGCCAACTTGGTCTCAGAGAGTAAAATCGTGTCCTTTGCCAGTTGTGCTGTACAGATGTATTTCTTTCTATTCTTCGGTGTTACTGAATGCTTCCTGCTTGCTTGTATGGCCTATGACCGCTACAGTGCCATATGCAATCCATTGCACTACACTGCCATCATGAATAAGAGGGTTTGCATCCAGCTAACAGGTGGCTCATTTATCTGTGGCACCTTGGCAGCCATGGGACACACAACTTTTGTCTTCACACTTCCTTTCTGTGGATCCAATGTAATCAACCACTTATTTTGTGAAATCCAGCCAGTGCTGAAGCTAGTGTGCGGGGACACCTCTTGGATTGAGATCCTGATAATTTTGGGTGCTGCCTTCGTCCTCATACTGCCTTTCATGCTGATCCTGGTATCCTACATCTGTATCATCTCCACCATTCTTAAAATTAGGTCCACTGAAGGCAGGCGcagagccttctccacctgctcctcacacCTCATCGTGGTAACATTGTTCTATGGGACGGCCCTTGTCATGTACATGAGTCCCAAGTCCAGCTTCTCTCCAGATGTGAACAAGTTACTCTCTCTGTTCTACTCAGTGGTGACTCCGATCTTGAACCCCATTATCTACAGCCTCAGGAACAAGgagatgaaaagtgctttgaggaaAATAGGGATGAAGATATTTCTTTCAGAAATATAG